A single window of Micromonas commoda chromosome 6, complete sequence DNA harbors:
- a CDS encoding FAD dependent oxidoreductase (has PFAM domain for FAD dependent oxidoreductase), whose translation MSSVSSSTTSARLHRASAKTRRPARVVATRAASSSPSSPSSSSSSSSSSPAIIGGTKDDLDVQLGKGAGWESDELPDEVDVVVIGAGIGGLSCAALLGRYGLSVAVAEAHYVAGGAAHGFVRDGFHFDAGPSYFLGLSSPPGESINGVRQVMDAVGESLPDGVAVYNSLKMYFPEGKFECVANRETYRNAIARFAGDEAVAEWDALEHAMSGLGDAAVAIPFAGMRADAGVALTMAKYVPPLFKALGNGPRGAEGFEDAKYLRENFSVLVDEHVKNPWLRGLLDLECFVISGLKADATSAAIMAFTYAERHKEEGCVYDYPIGGSMALIDALARGVRKHGGKLALRSPVDRIVLDDEGKACGVRLKRGGRVVRARRAVVTNASAWDTVNSLLPESVKTERRTNGDETHTETTPKCGSFVHLHVGFDATGLPANDELGIHHLVVDDWRKGVDGKRNVFNISIPSTLDPSAAPRGKHVAHVYGAANEPWGDWANVKHGSDEYRRMKKEAGDDLYRALERVIPDIRRRVECELVATPLTQRRFVKKVEGTYGPGVDMTRFNVYGANLPPGPTTGVPNLYATGDSTYPGIGVPAAAGSGFFTANSIVSVWKHMGMVLGLGWDKIGKNV comes from the coding sequence ATGTCGAGCGTCTCATCGTCGACAACTTCGGCGCGCCTTCACCGCGCATCGGCCaagacgcgccgccccgcgcgcgttgtCGCCACCCgggcggcatcctcctccccctcctccccctcctcctcctcctcctcctcctcgtcgtcgcccgcgatcATCGGCGGCACGAAAGATGACCTGGACGTCCAGCTCGGCAAGGGTGCCGGTTGGGAGAGCGACGAGCTTcccgacgaggtcgacgtcgtcgtcatcggcgccggcatcggcggtctctcctgcgccgcgctcctcggcagGTACGGactctccgtcgccgtcgccgaggcgcactacgtcgcgggtggcgccgcgcacggaTTCGTCCGAGACGGCTTCCACTTCGACGCGGGTCCGTCGTACTTCCTCGGGctgtcgtccccgccgggcgAGAGCATCAACGGCGTTCGGCAGGtcatggacgcggtgggcgaGTCCCTaccggacggcgtcgccgtctaCAACTCGCTCAAGATGTACTTTCCCGAGGGGAAGTTCGAGTGCGTGGCGAACCGCGAGACGTACAGGAACGCAATCGCGAGATTCGCGGGtgacgaggcggtggcggagtgGGACGCGCTGGAGCACGCCATGTCCGGcctgggcgacgccgccgtcgcgattcCCTTCGCGGGAatgcgcgcggacgccggggtgGCGCTGACCATGGCCAAGTACGTCCCGCCGCTGTTCAAGGCTCTCGGGAACGGCCCGAGGGGAGCGGAGGGGTTCGAGGATGCGAAATACCTCCGAGAGAACTTCAGCGTCCTGGTCGACGAGCACGTCAAGAACCCGTGGCTCCGCGGTTTGCTCGACCTGGAGTGCTTCGTGATAAGCGGGCTAAAGGCGGacgccacgtccgcggccATCATGGCGTTCACGTACGCGGAGCGGCACAAAGAGGAGGGATGCGTGTACGACTATCCCATCGGCGGATCGATGGCGctcatcgacgcgctcgcgagagGCGTCAGGAAACACGGCGGCAAGCTCGCGCTTCGTTCCCCCGTGGATCGCATCGTgttggacgacgagggtAAGGCGTGCGGGGTACGGTTAAAGCGGGGCGGGAGAGTGGTGCGCGCGAGAAGGGCGGTGGTCAccaacgcctccgcctggGACACCGTGAACTCGCTCCTGCCCGAGTCGGTTAAGACGGAGCGGAGGACAAACGGCGACGAGACGCACACGGAAACGACGCCCAAGTGCGGGTCCTTCGTGCACCTCCACGTcgggttcgacgcgacggggttgCCAGCGAACGATGAGCTCGGGATTCACCACCTCGTCGTGGACGACTGGCGCAAGGGCGTGGATGGGAAACGAAACGTCTTCAACATCTCGATACCGAGCACGCTGGACCCGagtgcggcgccgcggggtaaACACGTGGCGCACgtgtacggcgccgcgaacgagccgTGGGGGGACTGGGCGAACGTCAAACACGGCAGCGACGAGTACAGGCGGATGAAAAAagaggctggcgacgacTTGTACAGGGCGCTGGAGCGGGTCATACCGGACATTCGGCGTAGGGTGGAGTGCGAACTCGTCGCCACGCCGTTGACGCAGAGGCGATTCGTGAAGAAGGTGGAGGGCACCTACGGACCGGGCGTGGACATGACCCGATTCAACGTGTACGGGGCGAACCTACCGCCGGGACCCACCACGGGCGTGCCCAACCTGTACGCCACGGGCGACTCCACGTACCCGGGCATCGGggttcccgcggcggctggaTCCGGTTTCTTCACCGCAAACTCCATCGTGTCGGTGTGGAAGCACATGGGCATGGTGTTGGGCCTGGGCTGGGACAAGATTGGCAAGAACGTTTGA
- a CDS encoding nucleoporin-like protein (shows conservation to O tauri; expressed) has translation MVAASRHGAGFAEVLLEEHPASRTICAAGCADSRVRTTHADAAGGVQLVGANGEKRRLLSWAIRNGDGAALRLTETPCAGVRGSRSHALRIVFPRELLPIAAIVETDPHAAAREGVGAGVRVVVADVAGDVHVVRAPHPAELEATPGRRAEASLASVRAADIATVHDPPSLQALEGVASVCAVGAKMVAFGGVGGRIALLDALSDDLAPCAELKPATLARLWNVVSLGAGARFAGARAIRAVAQVPSPRRHSSDPSPPRLLLAALRADCHVQLWDVTSPAKPVSLVAMQLPSPSGGGNGGGYESGGGSPGGFGSPSQTAPGSPLGGGGAGERAAHCMGCGEGYLAVSTYGVDASASSSASSSAFPRPRDGKISVYALDVKVGAEGSSSASLAFHSPVVGGDGVTIALAVSGESIWALQEASGRDSSGRDGTFGETLGGAGDRVLKGWPLESLNRAHPCETLGDAAAELGAWAGRAASDAAAAGAAAALLLRGGAVPGSIHATAADVSDELASELAVRGVASSAVLTAALDAVDQPCPAGDDCAARAAAATRFAAGGDDAPAADAVAAWSLIAPAYADKWRQMRAPLGIASLPGLDSGAAVVVLREGASSVMRPLDATEAAASRAALIARTPGFAETGAIGGASLGATAPHLAALALGCHMNDLLGAPACHAMDLVAGGAGGAVVGAHGVPTEDGGGRGGAFARASPAARAAVKEAAAFAATEDWLDAAVALALGRVTAQPHGGMDDAAKAALRERRARQRRAAGTLRACIARIGSDPIGAIANALDAMEWRPESIEAVERDVGEARTRDGVSSAEWTEGARAQAARQQAGARCAALRGLLLLLGAIRWGGSRVGAPPGCDRAAAALIPRAAAQHRASLLARWLTATPCEGVAADRVAPASPPPLCAAILPSDAASARPGLSLVVAGAALCAEIVLGPRGVATYRVDDGGYRRAVEIGAELYAGGELAALGRVLKQARAAPPGLGFASDGAPSVGGDAPALLFLQALRASADVASTRGVVVPGSTSDDDAATEEALGLFFRAASGIRDKMSGDVSGDRSNVPMDRDDEGPGEGDAKKSVDDSCSDPLLQHLVKLLRSIMSGFPAAGFDAGDANMPPVSALEYYETLMLFFERLGCSLGAMRCAHAALREVETAHAEDAAARLRRAARLWANLLQYALDLGDWSAAYAAVLSVPGADAQNAALRRLVAALCEPGDVRGGAAALVRLPLGPDRLPAVVRALEGRAAAAPIDAVPNPSTMLHALHVARGAPAPAAAAILRHARRLGEAAASAAARAEQLAASGVDSEWASSGKPSSARAAAGGEARRRLAEALEAHCGALLVAINSLRLCPPGARHVVEEWQPERKLRELTIDGDDDGGRLVEPMDDETLAGDENAEPVRSTATAVPHPKRRRRVPPAPDRTSLSRLLREYALSAARLELCAAGAEPAALGCSDAEFGPTRTEADRIPGLVASLCAHGLFRAATKLACSWCEGEALTELVTVIAATLAARAALAQTRGRTAVREESGGRFRGFGRVIDGELGAGCDAKAAEAVAAVTEPPPRTATASLASAGGVLGSEAIDAAAVEASPAAAWAALRAFLEAHCTAERNFAPTEAAARAALSAGAATLRLPQWLTRRFTRGRGGGDTDVTAVTAAGGMARRGANPTALLAIYAQHGRLEEAARLAIAELKAHAQGADAVTRTRFASAWFPTPLLMHVCDLVAEVPALDGLRAELESALDEHRRRTEADSAKLAGFEFANTR, from the coding sequence ATGGTGGCCGCCTCGCGTCACGGGGCGGGTttcgcggaggtgctcctcgaggagcaccCCGCGTCTCGCACGATatgcgccgcggggtgcgcCGACTCGCGCGTGCGGACGacgcacgccgacgccgccggcggcgtccagctggtcggcgcgaacggggAAAAGCGGCGGTTGCTCTCGTGGGCCATCcgcaacggcgacggcgcggcgctgcgacTCACGGAGACGCCGTGCGCGGGCGTCAGGGGCtcgcgctcgcacgcgctGCGCATCGTCttcccgcgcgagctcctcccgatcgccgcgatcgtcgagaCGGAcccccacgccgcggcgagagagggcgtcggcgcgggcgtgcgcgtcgtggtggcggacgtcgcgggggacgtgcacgtcgtccgcgcgccgcaccccgcggagctcgaggcgacgccggggcgtcgcgcggaggcatccctcgcgtccgtccgcgccgccgacatcGCCACCGTCCACGATCCACCCTCGCTCCAGgccctcgagggcgtcgccagcGTCTGCGCCGTCGGAGCCAAGATGGTGGcattcggcggcgtcggcggtcgaatcgccctcctcgacgccctctccGACGATCTCGCACCGTGCGCGGAGCTCAAgcccgcgacgctcgcgaggctgtggaacgtcgtctccctcggcgcgggagcccgattcgcgggcgcgcgggccaTCCGAGCCGTGGCGCAGGTACCGTCGCCCCGGAGGCACTCCtcggacccgtcgccgccccggcttctcctcgccgcgcttcgcgccgaCTGCCACGTCCAGCTGTGGGACGTCACCAGCCCCGCCAAGCCCgtctcgctcgtcgccatgcagctcccgtcgccgagcggcggcggcaacgggGGCGGGtacgagagcggcggcggctctccCGGAGGTTTCGGGTCGCCGTCCCAAACGGCGCCCGGCTCCCCcctcggaggcggaggcgcgggggagagGGCGGCGCACTGCATGGGCTGCGGCGAGGGGTACCTCGCGGTGTCAACctacggcgtggacgcgtccgcgtcgtcgtccgcgtcgtcgtctgcgtTTCCGAGACCCCGCGACGGCAAAATCTCCGTCTACGCCCTCGACGTGAAGGTTGGCGCCGAGGGatcgtccagcgcgagccTGGCGTTTCACAGCCCGGtggtgggcggcgacggcgtcaccaTCGCGCTGGCGGTGTCCGGAGAGTCGATCTGGGCGCTTCAAGAGGCTTCAGGGCGCGATTCTTCAGGGCGCGATGGAACCTTCGGCGaaaccctcggcggcgcgggcgaccggGTGCTGAAGGGTTGGCCGCTCGAATCGCTCAACCGCGCGCACCCGTGCGAGACGCTGGGCGATGCCGcagccgagctcggcgcgtgggcgggtcgcgccgcctccgacgccgccgccgcgggcgccgccgccgcgctcctcctccgcggcggcgccgtccccggctCGATtcacgcgacggcggcggacgtctCCGACGAACTCGCCTCCGAACtcgcggttcgcggcgtcgcctcgtccgcggtgctcaccgccgcgctcgacgccgtggatcAGCCGTGccccgccggggacgactgcgcggcgcgtgccgccgcggcgacgcgcttcgccgcgggcggcgacgacgcccccgccgccgacgccgtcgcggcgtggtcgctcatcgcgccggcgtACGCGGACAAATGGCGACAAATGCGAGCGCCGTTGGGAATCGCGTCGCTTCCCGGACTCGATTCGGGCGCAGCGGTCGTGGTGCTCCGCGAgggggcgtcgtccgtgATGAGGCCGCTGGACGCcacggaggctgcggcgtcccgggcggcgctcatcgcgaggacgccgggtTTCGCCGAGACGGGGGCGATTGGtggcgcgagcctcggggcgacggcgccgcacctcgcggcgctcgcgctcgggtgTCACATGAACGAcctgctcggcgcgcccgcgtgtCACGCGATGGATCTggtcgccgggggcgcggggggtgccgtcgtgGGTGCCCACGGGGTGCCCACCGAGGATGGCGggggccgcgggggcgctttcgcccgagcgtcgcccgcggcgcgagcggcggtgaaggaagccgccgcgttcgccgccacGGAGGAttggctcgacgccgcggtggcgctcgcgctcgggcggGTGACGGCGCAGCCGCACGGCGggatggacgacgcggcaaaggcggcgctgagggagagacgcgcgaggcagcgccgcgcggctgggACGCTCAGAGCGTGCATCGCCAGAATCGGGTCGGACCCgatcggcgccatcgcgaatgcgctggacgcgatggagtGGAGGCCGGAGTCGATAGAGGCGGTGGAGAGGGACGTCGGGGAGGCACGGACGCGCGATGGGGTTTCCTCGGCGGAGTGGaccgagggcgcgagggcccAGGCGGCGCGGCAGCAGGCtggcgcgaggtgcgcggcgctTCGGGGGCTCTTGCTGCTGCTCGGAGCGATTCGATGGGGCGGAtcgcgcgtgggcgcgccccccgggtgcgaccgcgccgccgcggcgctgatcccccgcgccgccgcgcagcaccGCGCGTCGTTGCTCGCTCGTTGgctcacggcgacgccgtgcgagggcgtcgccgccgatcgcgtcgcgcccgcgtcgccgccgcccctctgcgcggcgatcctcccctcggacgccgcctccgctcGACCGGGCCtgtccctcgtcgtcgccggcgccgcgctctgcGCCGAGATCGTGCTGGGCCCTCGCGGGGTGGCCACAtaccgcgtcgacgacggcgggtaCAGGCGAGCGGTGGAGATTGGCGCGGAGCTCTACGCCGGGGGTgaactcgcggcgctcggcagGGTGCTCAAGcaggcgcgagccgcgccgcccggatTGGGGTttgcgagcgacggcgccccctccgtcggcggcgacgcccccgcgctcctgTTCCTGCAGGCgcttcgcgcgagcgcggacgtcgcTTCTACAAGGGGGGTGGTGGTACCGGGATCAAcaagcgacgacgacgccgcgacggaggaggcgctcgggtTGTTcttccgcgccgcgtcgggaaTTCGCGATAAAATGTCCGGTGACGTTTCCGGGGACCGATCGAACGTTCCGATGGACAGGGACGACGAAGGCCCGGGCGAGGGTGACGCGAAAAAGTCGGTGGACGATTCGTGCTCCGACCCGCTGCTGCAGCACCTGGTGAAGCTGCTGCGGAGCATCATGTCCGgcttccccgcggcgggtttcgacgccggcgatgcgAATATGCCCCCGGTTTCCGCGCTGGAGTACTACGAGACTTTGATGCTCTTCTTCGAGCGGCTCGGGTGCTCGCTGGGCGCGATGCGatgcgcgcacgcggcgcttcGCGAGGTTGAgacggcgcacgcggaggatgccgcggcCAGGTTGCGCAGAGCGGCTCGTTTATGGGCCAACCTCCTCCAGTACgcgctcgacctcggcgactggtccgccgcgtacgccgcggtgctctccGTCCCCGGAGCCGACGCGCAGAACGCCGCGCTTCGCAGGCTGGTCGCCGCGTTGtgcgagcccggcgacgtccgcggcggcgccgcggcgctcgtgcgccTACCCCTCGGACCCGACAGGCTTCCCGCGGTggttcgcgcgctcgagggacgcgcggcggcggcgccaatcGACGCCGTACCCAACCCTTCGACGATGCTCCACGCGCTGcacgtcgcgaggggcgcgccggctccggcggcggcggccatcttgcgacacgcgcggcggctcggggaggcggcggcgtcggcggctgctCGCGCGGAGCAgttggcggcgtccggggtTGACTCGGAgtgggcgtcgtcgggcaagccgtcgtcggcgagagccgccgccggcggcgaggcgaggcggcggctggcggaggcgctggaaGCGCACTGCGGCGCGCTTCTCGTCGCGATAAACTCGCTGCGGCTGTGcccgcccggcgctcgccacgtcgtcgaggagtgGCAACCCGAGCGGAAGCTCCGCGAGTTGaccatcgacggcgacgacgacggcgggaggTTGGTTGAACCGATGGATGACGAAACATTGGCGGGTGACGAAAACGCCGAGCCGGTTCGTTCAACCGCGACAGCCGTGCCCCACCCCAAGCGCaggcgccgcgtcccgcccgcccccgatCGCACCTCGCTGTCCCGGCTCCTTCGCGAGTACGCgctgtccgcggcgaggctggagctctgcgccgcgggcgccgagccggcggcgctggGGTGCTCCGACGCCGAGTTTGGTCCAACTCGGACAGAGGCGGATCGGATCCCCGgactcgtcgcgtcgctgtGCGCGCACGGCCTgttccgcgcggcgaccaagCTGGCGTGCTCGTGGTGCGAGGGGGAGGCGCTGACGGAGCTCGTgacggtcatcgccgcgacgctggcggcgagggcggcgctcgcgcagacGCGGggacgcacagctgtgcgcgaaGAATCGGGGGGACGTTTTCGGGGCTTTGGAAGggtcatcgacggcgagctggGCGCCGGCTGCGACGCAAAAgcggccgaggcggtcgccgccgtcaccgagcccccgccgcggaccgcgacggcgtcgctggcgtccgcgggcggcgtcctcgggtcGGAGGCtatcgacgcggcggcggttgaggcgtcgccggcggcggcgtgggcggcgctcCGAGCGTTTCTCGAGGCGCACTGCACTGCGGAGAGAAActtcgcgccgacggaggcggcggctcgagccgccttgtccgcgggcgccgcgacgctccgcTTACCCCAGTGGCTGACGCGGAGGTtcacgcgcgggcgggggggcggggaTACGGATGTAACGGCTGTAacggccgcgggcgggatggctcggcgaggcgccaACCCCACCGCGCTTCTCGCCATTTACGCGCAACACGGCcggctggaggaggcggcgaggttggcaATCGCGGAGCTTAAAGCGCACGCccagggcgcggacgcggtgacgaggaccaggttcgcgtccgcgtggtTTCCGACGCCGCTGTTGATGCACGTGtgcgacctcgtcgccgaagtGCCGGCGCTGGACGGGCTTCGGGCCGAGCTGGAgtcggcgctcgacgagcacAGGAGGCGGACAGAGGCGGAcagcgccaagctcgcggggTTTGAGTTTGCGAATACGCGGTGA
- a CDS encoding predicted protein, with the protein MRTWSALALVLALVARATGDAAADTPARRAEAFFQSSSSSPAGGSNHTSNWAVLVDASRYWFNYRHIANTLSLYRTVKRLGIPDSNIILMLADDVSCSPRNSFPASVFGNANHLANLYGDNIEVDYRGYEVTPENLLRVLTDRHAPGTPRSKRLLTDAGSNLFLYITGHGGDEFMKFQDQTEIMSKDIADALEQMREKRRYNEVLFIAETCQAATLAARFYSPGVLAIGSSEKGENSYSHHLDRSIGLSVIDRFTYWTLEFMESVTPHAGATLAQWFSQLTNHRLHSTAKPRLELFPRGAHDARVTDFLGHVSKAAPMAGGGYEGLSSSRGGRVRTESADAGDDAATRGGDGRGDGTGGGAAAAAAGKSGGEGARLKVGDEDAGRVPKAVDGGWATPGARARGEGVAFAAVSCAALVGAAAWVSAKAY; encoded by the coding sequence ATGCGAACCTGGAGTGcactcgcgctcgtcctcgcgctcgtcgcgcgcgcgacgggcgatgccgcggcggacacccccgcgcgccgcgccgaggcgttcttccagtcgtcgtcgtcgtctccagCGGGCGGATCGAATCACACCAGCAACTGGGCGGTGCTggtcgacgcgagcaggTACTGGTTCAACTACCGGCACATAGCCAACACCCTGTCGCTCTACCGCACCGTCAAGCGCCTCGGCATCCCCGACAGTAACATCATCCTcatgctcgccgacgacgtctcgTGCTCCCCGCGGAACTCGTTCCCGGCGTCGGTGTTCGGCAACGCGAACCACCTCGCCAACCTCTACGGCGACAACATCGAGGTCGACTACCGCGGGTACGAGGTCACGCCCGAGAACCTCCTGCGCGTCCTCACCGACAGGCACGCGCCGGGCACCCCGCGGTCCAAGAGGCtcctcaccgacgcggggAGCAACCTGTTCCTGTACATCaccggccacggcggcgacgagttcaTGAAGTTTCAAGATCAAACCGAGATCATGTCCAAGGACATCGCCGACGCTCTGGAACAGATGCGCGAGAAGCGCCGATACAACGAGGTTCTGTTCATAGCGGAGACATGTCAGGCGGCCACGTTGGCCGCGCGGTTCTACTCCCCCGGCGTGCTCGCCATAGGGTCCAGCGAGAAGGGCGAGAACTCCTACTCGCATCACCTGGACCGATCCATCGGCCTCAGCGTCATCGACAGGTTCACGTACTGGACCCTCGAGTTCATGGAGAGCGTCACCCcgcacgcgggcgcgacgctcgcgcagTGGTTCTCGCAGCTGACCAATCACAGGCTGCACAGCACCGCGAAACCGCGGCTTGAGCTTTTcccgcggggcgcgcacgacgccagGGTCACGGACTTCCTCGGGCACGTCTCcaaggcggcgccgatggcgggTGGCGGGTACGAGGGCTTGTCATCATCGAGGGGCGGTCGGGTACGTACAGagtcggcggacgcgggcgacgacgcggcgacgcgcggtggcgacggtcgcggcgacggcaccggcgggggagcggcggcggcggcggcggggaagagcggcggcgagggtgcaAGGTTGAAGGTTGGCGATGAGGACGCCGGCCGTGTCCCGAAGGCTGTGGACGGCgggtgggcgacgccgggggcgcgagcgcggggcgagggcgtcgcgttcgcggcggtgtcgtgcgcggcgctcgtcggggcggcggcgtgggtgTCGGCCAAGGCGTACTGA